The proteins below come from a single Eucalyptus grandis isolate ANBG69807.140 chromosome 3, ASM1654582v1, whole genome shotgun sequence genomic window:
- the LOC120292279 gene encoding disease resistance protein RUN1-like, with product MSELKRKFQLIVPQQSIGIDDRIEHIMSLIDAKFNDTQIIGIYGMGGIGKTTLAKVLYNKLSIQFEYHNFVADCRETYQREGIKCLQKQLISGLGSSCDVSNVDEGINLIKSRFAQKKALIFLDDIDANAHLKYLVDRDWFKVGSIVIITTRNRDALDEVGANHTYQLNELSLEQSLILFSRHAFQEDSPPSDYKVISHDIVFTTGGLPLALEVISSFLRGKRREVWNDTLKKLKKEPHEKVQETFKISYGALDYQEKQIFLDIACFFIGSSPQNPIYMWDACDFYAWSGMEVLSLRSLIKISEDGKLRMHDQLRDFARSLENSREPQERSRLWIYEEASDVLVSNKGTRKIEALSLGKCGTGKRYAAKQFKELTNLRFLQVDGTNFIGDFQSLLPKLRWLRWEGCPSNFVAANFHLKKLVVLDLSNSAISEDWGGWVPLKIATELKVLNLTRCLSLKRTPNLSTFVRLEILILVNCNNLEEIHHSTGDIKTLISLDVSFCKKLKKLPEGIGRMVELRRLVIEGTGIQEIPISSDCLMKLEYLSLCCKQISQLPKSMGSLVSLTQLDISSSAIEELPESISSVKELKSLHAWQCTLLAHIPSSIGDLASLQSLFLHDCFSLTEIPDSIGKLSSLIELDLTCTSITKLPESIRNLQNLRILDISGSHITELSNAIGMLAKLQELRAFNCTNLERLPSSIGKLVSLEKLILFETGISSLPKGISKLSSLQELDVKFCIKLRELPKLPSGLITLYVTCHSSSLPHLSQLTRLKELALAHCHWLEYVPELPIGLSELSIFCCGKLKAFTNLSNSKHLSYLRLEHCFDLVEVTGLEVSYCLFNDLHTGERRKISRVDGIEDSSKLMSAKVSQLDGLLALPDAKILQYTNVATSRANSVEIQGLGGPKSSQVSDILKCTSAGRLLDLSSFKYVRTLCVSHCMNVTEIHGSESLRELNIWRCPLLRSMDLSNSKNPKCYIRFCENLVEVRGLKGLETSDIHGCPSLRDNREAFGGRE from the exons ATGAGcgagttaaaaagaaaatttcagctGATAGTTCCCCAACAATCGATTGGGATTGATGATCGTATTGAACACATTATGAGCTTGATAGATGCGAAATTCAATGATACACAAATTATCGGAATATATGGGATGGGCGGTATTGGTAAGACGACTCTTGCGAAAGTGTTATACAACAAGCTCTCCATTCAGtttgagtatcataactttGTGGCAGATTGTCGAGAAACATATCAACGCGAGGGCATTAAATGCCTACAAAAGCAGCTCATATCTGGCCTTGGAAGTTCGTGTGATGTGTCTAATGTGGATGAGGGaatcaatctcatcaaatctcgaTTTGCACAAAAGAAAGCcctcatttttcttgatgatatAGATGCTAATGCTCACTTGAAATATTTGGTCGACCGTGATTGGTTTAAGGTAGGAAGTATAGTCATCATAACAACTAGAAATCGGGATGCTCTTGATGAGGTTGGGGCAAACCACACGTACCAACTCAACGAGTTGTCTTTAGAgcaatcattgattttatttagtagaCATGCATTTCAAGAGGATTCTCCTCCGAGTGATTATAAGGTTATCTCTCATGATATTGTATTTACTACTGGGGggcttcctttagctcttgaagTTATAAGTTCATTCTTACgtggaaagagaagagaagtaTGGAAtgatacattaaaaaaattaaagaaagagcCTCATGAGAAAGTGCAAGAGACATTCAAGATAAGCTACGGAGCATTAGATTATCAAGAGAAAcagatatttttggatattgcatgcttttttaTTGGATCATCTCCACAAAATCCAATTTATATGTGGGATGCCTGTGATTTTTACGCATGGAGTGGGATGGAAGTGTTGAGTCTTAGGTCCCTAATTAAAATTAGCGAAGATGGCAAGCTacggatgcatgatcaacttagAGATTTTGCAAGGAGTCTAGAAAATTCACGGGAGCCCCAAGAACGTAGCAGATTATGGATCTATGAGGAAGCGTCGGATGTGCTTGTTAGCAACAAG GGCACTAGAAAGATTGAGGCCCTTTCTCTTGGCAAATGTGGTACAGGAAAAAGATACGCAGCTAAACAATTTAAAGAATTGACCAACTTGAGATTCCTTCAAGTGGATGGTACAAATTTCATCGGAGATTTCCAAAGCTTACTTCCTAAATTAAGATGGCTTCGGTGGGAGGGTTGTCCCTCGAATTTCGTTGCGGCCAACTTTCATCTAAAGAAACTAGTTGTACTTGATCTGTCAAACAGTGCAATTTCGGAGGATTGGGGAGGATGGGTACCCCTCAAG ATAGCAACCGAACTCAAAGTTCTCAACCTCACACGTTGTCTATCTTTGAAAAGAACTCCCAACTTGTCCACTTTTGTAAGACTAGAGATTTTGATTCTCGTAAATTGTAACAATTTGGAAGAGATTCATCATTCTACTGGGGACATCAAGACACTCATTTCCTTGGATGTCAGTTTTTGTAAAAAACTCAAGAAGCTACCAGAAGGAATAGGTAGAATGGTAGAATTGAGGAGGCTTGTCATAGAAGGCACCGGTATACAAGAGATTCCTATTTCAAGTGATTGTTTGATGAAGTTGGAGTACTTGTCTCTTTGTTGCAAACAAATTTCTCAACTTCCTAaatccatgggctccttggtATCGTTAACCCAATTAGACATATCTAGTTCAGcaattgaagaattacctgaatctATTAGTTCCGTGAAGGAGCTCAAGAGTCTTCATGCCTGGCAGTGTACATTGCTAGCTCACATACCTAGCTCCATTGGCGATCTAGCATCTCTGCAAAGCTTGTTCTTACATGACTGCTTTTCATTGACAGAAATCCCCGACTCGATTGGAAAATTGTCATCATTGATTGAACTGGACTTAACATGCACATCGATTACGAAATTACCTGAAAGTATTAGGAATCTGCAAAATTTGAGGATCTTAGACATTAGTGGCTCTCACATAACAGAATTGTCTAATGCCATCGGGATGTTGGCAAAACTCCAAGAATTGAGAGCTTTCAATTGCACAAATCTGGAACGACTACCTAGTAGTATAGGCAAACTGGTTTCGCTAGAGAAGCTTATTTTatttgagacgggcatttcgagCTTGCCAAAAGGCATTTCTAAGCTCTCTTCTCTCCAAGAACTCGATGTTAAATTTTGTATAAAGCTTCGAGAATTACCAAAACTACCCTCGGGCTTAATAACTCTATATGTTACCTGCCACAGTTCGTCTTTGCCCCATCTTTCTCAGCTAACCCGTCTCAAGGAACTCGCTCTTGCTCATTGCCATTGGCTTGAATATGTCCCAGAGCTTCCCATTGGACTATCGGAGCTTTCTATCTTTTGTTGTGGAAAACTGAAAGCTTTCACGAATTTGTCAAACTCGAAGCACTTATCATATTTGCGCCTGGAGCATTGCTTTGATCTCGTAGAAGTCACCGGCCTCGAAGTTTCATATTGCCTATTCAACGATTTACATACAGGGGAACGCCGTAAGATCTCTAGGGTTGATGGGATTGAAGATTCTTCCAAATTGATGAGTGCAAAGGTATCTCAGCTTGATGGATTGCTAGCTCTTCCCGATGCAAAGATTCTGCAGTATACAAACGTCGCAACAAGTCGCGCGAATTCAGTTGAAATCCAGGGCCTTGGTGGACCAAAATCCTCACAAGTGTCGGATATCTTAAAGTGCACGTCCGCCGGACGATTGTTAGACCTCTCAAGTTTTAAATATGTGAGGACCCTCTGTGTTTCCCATTGCATGAATGTAACTGAAATTCATGGATCAGAGTCCTTGAGAGAATTGAATATTTGGAGGTGCCCTTTGCTTAGATCAATGGACCTTTCGAATTCAAAGAATCCGAAGTGTTATATCAGATTCTGCGAGAACTTGGTTGAAGTTCGAGGCCTTAAGGGATTGGAGACTTCGGATATTCATGGATGCCCGTCTCTTAGAGACAATCGCGAGGCATTCGGGGGTCGAGAATAG